Genomic segment of Anaerolineae bacterium:
CCCCAACTGGCCCGCGACCCCCAGCGCACCAACTACAGCCCCCAGCAGGTCAACCCGCCCTACTGTTACGTCTGGAAGTGGTACGAGGTGCCTTTCGCCTCGCGCGCCCAGCCGGTGGTCGTCTCCGGTCGGCTCTTCATCGGCGGGATGGACGGCGTCCTGTATGCCCGCAACGCCTCCACAGGCGCCTCTCTCTGGACCTTTCCGGGCGACGGCAGCCCCATCCGCCACTCCGCTGGCGTGATGAGCGATACCGTCGTCTTCAGCACCCACGCGGGAAACACCTTCGCGCTGAACGCGGCCGATGGCGTCCTGCGCTGGCAGCGCTACACCGGCCCCAGCGCCACCGCGCCGCTGATGGACCCCTCGCGCGGGTGGATTTTCGTCGCCTCCACCAGTGGCATCCTCACCGCGCTGCGCCTTTC
This window contains:
- a CDS encoding PQQ-binding-like beta-propeller repeat protein, translated to MALQQRSSTIARLFVMPVGSMLVIAVLALLTGATGPGVVPVHAAPAPQYAPGDWPQLARDPQRTNYSPQQVNPPYCYVWKWYEVPFASRAQPVVVSGRLFIGGMDGVLYARNASTGASLWTFPGDGSPIRHSAGVMSDTVVFSTHAGNTFALNAADGVLRWQRYTGPSATAPLMDPSRGWIFVASTSGILTALRLS